The sequence GCTGATGAAATTCACAATTATCCTTCCAAACTCCAGCAGAGGGCGATATTTTCCTGCATATGAGCGCAACCCTTCCCAAACTCACCCGAGCAAATTGCCAACGTGCGGTCCGGAGGCGTTAGCGTTATTCAAACCGCTTTTGGAGAAGCAAACACTGTGATCCTAAGTCTTCTTTTAGGGCGCCATTAAGGATAAATTAGGCGTATTAGTATAAATTAGGTGTCGGCGacaggtaagaaaaacaaacgtgggaaatgttttagaaagtgattatttagaaaattaagTGACTTTCTCCCCATTAAAACCTTTATTTTGGAAGTCTCCTTAGGCACAGAGTCGATGCTGGAGGTCCAGCAGCAGCCGTTCCGTAATGGGAGCTCTCCTCATCTTTGGAGTTGAACAAAGATCACAGAAATGATGTTGTTCAGCCCAGGATGATGAGTAAAGCTGCAGAAGGTCTACCGGTCTGTAGACTGTAAACTGGAGACTGCTCTTTACTGGATGAGTAAAGCCGCAGAAGGTCTGCGCAAGGTTAAAAGAACTGCATAGGGAAGGGTGCGAGGCTCATGGCAATCAGCTAGTGCCTCAAGCTCcagcatttgctttctcctgCCTGTAGTTGCATAGTGTCTGCAACACTGCACAACCAGAGAAATTCTTTCATCCTCAAGCACGGCTTACACTATCTATGGCTCCCATTGCAATCCTGAAACGGAGCAAGCAATTACaaactgcaaagagaaacagtTCTGTGCACATCCACAGCTGTGTGTCAACAGCCACGCTTCCGTCTGGGAGCGTGCTGGCTTTGCAAAGGACTGCCAAGCACCTGATTCTGTGCAGAATTAAAGCAGACACCTCAGCGTGGACTCCGACTCTGCGCGCTTACCGGCTGCGTGCACCGGCCACCGGCCCAGCCCCCAGTCGGGATGAGGCGCTCATCACgactgcaaaacacagcaccgTAACAGCCACCGCAAAGAGAAGGAACTCCACCCAGTCACAGCCAGCACAAGCAGCCTGCGCGCACGCGCTGCCCGCCCTTCCGTTGCTCAGCCAGCTGCCGTCGGGGACCGGGTCCCGGCTCGCCGTGCCTGAGGCGTCTCGGAGTCCTGGGAACAGCCCTGGGCCGCTCCCTGCCGGGGGAAGCGGCTGCTCTTTCGGCCGCCCCTCAGAGCGGCCCTGGGCTCACTGTGCCGCCTGGAGCGGTGGGCGTCTCGTCCTCGTCCCTCGCAGCGGGGCACGGTCGTCTTGTTCTGAGGTACCCCGGTACCACAGGGCGCTGACAATGGCTTCTGCTTGGGAGAGGAAGTACTACTACTCCGATCTGGGGAAGAAAGTGGTGCTTCTCCCCAGCCTCCTTCTCCGTGAGGAGTTCAAAGACATTGGTTACCCCATGATTTTTGAGGGAGTGCTGCTCCTGGCCGATGTCTCAGGTGGGCTGGGCGTGGCGGAGCCCCCACAGACATGAGCCCATgggatgctccaggccctcggCAGCTCTGCCGCGAGACAGGGTGGCCATCTTGTCACTGCGCAGGCCTCCTGCCGTGCTGCCCAAAGAGCGGGCAGCTTCTCCTGGGCCGTCAGCCATGGCTGTGACGAGCGCTGAGCTGGGGCCGGGGAAGGGGTGAGCTACCAGTGCACGCAGAGGCAGGCGTCCTGATTTGCGGCTGTCTTTCTGGCAGGTTTCACTGCCTTGGCAGAGAAGTGCATCCAGCAGAGCGGCCCAgagagaggagctgaggagaTGGTGCAAACCCTCAACGCCTACATGGGTGACATTCTGGAACGTAAGagccgtgctgctgggctgtcGGGCATCGAGCCCTGGGGCTCGCTCACTGTGGACAGAGCCGTGCTGGGCCGCCCgctcctgcctgcctggaaGGGGCGAGGAGCCGCAGCCGGGCTGTCTTTGGTGGGGCCGGGTCAAGAGGtggtgggcacaaactgaaaggCGGGAGGCTTCGCTGGGCAGAAGGAGAGGCCTCTGCGGTGAGGTCGACTGAGCTGCGgcgcaggttgcccagggaggcagggGGGGCTCCCCACCCAGAGGTCTTCACGAGGCCTGCAGATGTGGCCCCGGGCAAGCGGCTCCGGGTGGCTCCGCCTCAGCGGAGGGGTGcgcagagctggagcagatgCACTCCAGAGGTGCCCTCCTGCTTCCACCACGCTGTGCACCGCATCTCAAGGCGCTGCCTCCCTGCTAGCTGTGCGACTTCCAGGGCTGTGGCCGCAGCGGTCCTGGGAGCAGGGCTTTCTGGAGCCGTGGCCTGGTCCTGCACCGCCACGGTGCTCCTCTCCAGGCGCAGTGGCTCTTCCCGTGGCTCCTGGATGAAGGTGTCCCTGtaactctgcttttccttctctttgtctgcAGAGGTGCTGGCTTTTGGAGGAGACATCCTGAAGTTTGCAGGTGTGTACGTAGGAGGAGGCAGAGTCGGTGTCCTGCTGATGCGCAGCGTCTCCCACGGAAGCCTCCTGGATTCCACTCTGCTTTTTGCGGAGAGCAAAGGGGAACTGCTTTGCCTCCAGCTTTGAGCAGGGCTTCTCCCTGCAGGAgaagtggggggtgggggagtggggggggcagggagccCCGTCTTTCAGTGCCGAGGGGCGCTCACGGTGGGGAGTGTTGGCCTCACTGCTGTCCCCCACCACCCACCCTCTTGCTCTGCTGCCCTGGAGGTTGCTGTGGCTGGCCCAGCAGATGGGAGGGGTCCCTGAGGCCAGGCTTCCCCGGAGGTCCTTCAGGATGCCACCCTCCCACAGTCCCCTCTTCCTCGGCACGCCggccagctgcctgctgctgtccctgcggCTGGATGCAACTCAGGGAGAGTCAGCCCTCGGGAGAGCCTTCACCTGCCCCTTGCTTTCCCCAGGGGATGCCATGCTggtgctgtggagagcagcagggcctCAGCTGCCTACGGCCATCAACCTggcgctgcagtgctgcaggaaggtcCAGAAGAAGTACGGCACTTATGACACGCACAGTGGTCTCAAGCTCCACCTGAAGATAGGTACGGGCACAGATGGCTCAGCTGTGCCACATGCACAGCCCCAGTACCCTCCAGAGCCAGTGGATAGCCTCCCCTGCCAGCATTTGCAGGGCAAGCAGGAGGCAGCGAGGGCGGGGGAGGCCGGggctccttccctgcctgcctggcGTCAGCTGTAGCACAGGCCCCTCGCTCCCAGTGAGGgtcccagagcacagcctgctccGTCCATGGGGGCCCCAACGTCTGACCCCGCTGGGAGGTAGAAACGCCCGTTTCTGGGACCTGTGGCGGTATGGGCCTGAGAAGGACGCACGAGGCCCTTCCCCTCCCTGGGCCTGTCTCCAGGCTGGGCGTCAGCTGAGcctctgtgcagctgggggCCGCCGAGTTCCAAAGGTTCCCTGTGTTCACGCCGCTGGTCTCTCTCTCCCCAGGGATCTCCGCCGGGATGCTCTCCTTCATGTCCGTCAGAGGCGGGGATCGTCAGTACTTCTTCGTCTGCAGCGGAGCCCTGGACGAAGTTGTCAAGGCCCAAAAGCTTTCGGCTGCCCATGAGGTAGTGCTGTCACAgacctgctgggagctgtgtgatCAGCAGCGAATCAGGGCCAAGCCTCTTGCTGGCAAAGGGGCCGTGAAGGTGAGTGGATGGGGTGTCCTGGAGCCCTTTGGAAGACCCGCACCTGGGTGGGGAGGCGGCTGAGAGGCTGAACGTGGCCACAGCCGTAACCGTAAGCGTAGGCAGAGAGCCAAAGCTGTTGGCCTTGCACCTCAGCTGAAAGTCCAGAGAGGTGGgcttgcccttctctgggaaGTGAGAGTGGAGGGGCAAGCCCCGTGCCCTGGGGCTTCTGGGGAGGCCAGTGGCATTCCTTTCCTCCTGTGTGTCTTCAGGTTGTGGGAATGAGGCGCTTAGCTCGCCGAGAATGGAAAGATGCTGTAGtccagctgagcagtgccagaggGGAGAGGCATTTGAAAGGGACGGGTGAGTTCCTTGTCCTGTGACTGGCTGGAAAGGTGGGCCCTGCCTGCTTCACAGGCACGAACAGGAGCAAGCACAGGAGAATCTTTCCCTCGCCGTGTCCAGCTTCCCAAGGCCCTGTAGGCCTGCCCTGCCAGTGACGGCCTGCGTTTCCTTTCCTTAGGCCTCCGAAGGCCGACTCTTAGGATGTGCGATGATTCTGAACTGGCAGCGAGGCTGGAGAAGTACTTATCGACAGCTGTTCTCCGGAAGGTATGGCCACCACTGCTGGCGGCTGCGTGCAGGGAGGGCAGAAAACAGTGTGGAGCTCTTGGGAAAATGGGCAGCCAAAAGAAAGTGCAGTCTGAGGCGAGAGCCCGACGGAGGAAAAGAGATGCCAGGGCTGCTGTGGCCAGACGTGCCCAGAAGCTGTCCGTTTGTGCAGCTCCTCTGAGAGGCACGGCTGGTGAGAGGCAGACTTCCCTCTGTCTTTTGCACGGCTGTTGTTCTGGAGATTGCGCAGGCATGGGGGCGGGAGCCTCCGGGGGGCTCCGGGACAAGATCCCGCTCAGCAGCCTAGGGGAGGGCAAAGAGTCTTCCCTCGTGTCTGCACGTGTCACAGGAcagagcagctttgtgccaGGACTCGGTACCTGGGAGGACTCCCCCATCCTCCAGTAGCACCTGGCATTGCCTGCACGCCTGCTCTCCCTCGGTGTCTGCTGTGGGCCCAGAGAAGCCCCTGGGAGAGCAGGCTGGCAAAGCTGTTGTgctctgctcttgcagcttCGTGAGGACGTGCcgctggagctgtgctctgagctacGGCCCGTCACCAGCCTCTTTGTCCATCTGAAGTTTGCTGACAGGATCAACGCAAtcgagctcagcagcagcctcgGTGACTGCAGCAACACGATTTCAGGCATCATCAGCCCTCACAAGGGTGAAATCAACAAAACTCTTCTGTTTGACAAAGTGAGTGCGTGACAGCCATCGCACCCCTGGGGTGCCTCTGCCTGTTTGGCAGCAGGGGAATGGGAAGCCGCTCTGCCCGGCTGCTGGGATCTGTGGGTTGACCTGAAGCTCCGCTggtctccccagtgcctgcGGTGGAATGCATCAGCTGCTGGCCATCGGTGTTGTAGAACAAGATGTATTGCACCTcttctttgcagggctgcacCTTCCTCTGCGTGTTTGGATTTCCTGGAGAAAAGCTGGCCCACGAGATCACCCACGCCTTGGAATGCGCTATGCAGATCTTCCACATGACCTCCATGGGCCTGAGAAAACTCCAGTGAGTGCACGTTATGGGGCGTGTGTGCTGCCTGGGACGGCACGAGGGGAATGATGAGCAAGAGACGTGCCCTCTGGCTTGTCCTCCTTCGC comes from Gallus gallus isolate bGalGal1 chromosome Z, bGalGal1.mat.broiler.GRCg7b, whole genome shotgun sequence and encodes:
- the LOC121108319 gene encoding adenylate cyclase type 10-like, whose product is MAPIAILKRSKQLQTAKRNSSVHIHSCVSTATLPSGSVLALQRTAKHLILCRIKADTSAWTPTLRAYRLRAPATGPAPSRDEALITTAKHSTVTATAKRRNSTQSQPAQAACAHALPALPLLSQLPSGTGSRLAVPEASRSPGNSPGPLPAGGSGCSFGRPSERPWAHCAAWSGGRLVLVPRSGARSSCSEVPRYHRALTMASAWERKYYYSDLGKKVVLLPSLLLREEFKDIGYPMIFEGVLLLADVSGFTALAEKCIQQSGPERGAEEMVQTLNAYMGDILEQVLAFGGDILKFAGDAMLVLWRAAGPQLPTAINLALQCCRKVQKKYGTYDTHSGLKLHLKIGISAGMLSFMSVRGGDRQYFFVCSGALDEVVKAQKLSAAHEVVLSQTCWELCDQQRIRAKPLAGKGAVKVVGMRRLARREWKDAVVQLSSARGERHLKGTGLRRPTLRMCDDSELAARLEKYLSTAVLRKLREDVPLELCSELRPVTSLFVHLKFADRINAIELSSSLGDCSNTISGIISPHKGEINKTLLFDKGCTFLCVFGFPGEKLAHEITHALECAMQIFHMTSMGLRKLQLVSVGVSSGAAFCGFTGHPERFEHTGRAPLS